One stretch of Microbacterium terrae DNA includes these proteins:
- a CDS encoding ferrochelatase, which produces MTASDTAPASSEPLVPYASPAAAAGAPYIETPVAYDGILLAGFGGPEGQDDVIPFLRNVTRGRGIPDERLEEVAHHYRHFDGISPINAQNRALKSALEAELARRAIALPVYWGNRNWAPYLEDAVQEADAAGDRNLLALATSAYSSFSSCRQYREDFARVLDETGLAASITIDKVRQFFDHPGFVQPFVDGVRAAVAGFLADGVAADGIRVLFSTHSIPTADAERSGPREGDPAHRDFGEGGAYAAQHLAVAEVVMDAVAAEVPGSEGIAWELVYQSRSGPPSQPWLEPDVNDVIAGLPELGAQAVVIVPLGFMSDHMEVLWDLDTEAMDAAAEAGLRAVRTPTPGVDPAFVAGLVDLVEERLNGTPAADRPHRTALGPWFDVCRPACCENVRAGFKPAASGIAP; this is translated from the coding sequence GTGACTGCGAGTGACACCGCCCCCGCCTCATCCGAACCGCTCGTCCCGTACGCGTCGCCGGCCGCCGCAGCCGGCGCGCCGTACATCGAGACGCCTGTCGCGTACGACGGAATCCTCCTGGCCGGATTCGGCGGCCCCGAGGGGCAGGACGACGTGATCCCGTTCCTGCGCAACGTGACGCGCGGACGCGGCATCCCCGACGAGCGGCTCGAAGAGGTCGCGCACCACTACCGGCATTTCGACGGGATCAGCCCGATCAACGCCCAGAACCGAGCGCTGAAGTCCGCGCTCGAGGCGGAGCTCGCCCGCCGTGCGATCGCCCTGCCGGTGTATTGGGGCAATCGCAACTGGGCGCCGTACCTCGAGGACGCGGTGCAGGAGGCGGATGCCGCCGGCGACCGCAATCTGCTCGCCCTCGCGACGAGCGCGTACTCGTCGTTCTCGAGCTGCCGCCAGTACCGCGAGGACTTCGCCCGCGTGCTCGACGAGACGGGCCTCGCCGCCAGCATCACCATCGACAAGGTGCGCCAGTTCTTCGACCACCCGGGCTTCGTCCAGCCGTTCGTCGACGGCGTGCGCGCGGCGGTCGCGGGGTTCCTCGCAGACGGCGTTGCGGCCGACGGCATCCGCGTGCTGTTCTCGACCCACAGCATCCCCACCGCCGACGCCGAGCGCTCCGGGCCCCGCGAGGGCGACCCGGCGCACCGCGACTTCGGCGAAGGCGGCGCCTACGCCGCGCAGCATCTCGCCGTCGCCGAGGTCGTGATGGATGCCGTCGCCGCCGAGGTCCCCGGATCGGAGGGCATCGCGTGGGAGCTCGTCTACCAGTCCCGCTCGGGCCCGCCCTCGCAGCCCTGGCTCGAGCCCGACGTGAACGACGTGATCGCGGGTCTCCCGGAGCTGGGTGCACAGGCGGTCGTGATCGTGCCGCTCGGATTCATGAGCGATCACATGGAGGTGCTCTGGGATCTCGACACCGAGGCGATGGATGCCGCCGCCGAGGCCGGTCTCCGCGCGGTGCGCACGCCCACCCCGGGAGTCGACCCCGCGTTCGTCGCGGGCCTGGTCGACCTCGTCGAGGAGCGCCTGAACGGCACCCCCGCGGCGGATCGCCCGCACCGGACCGCTCTCGGGCCCTGGTTCGATGTGTGCCGGCCCGCCTGCTGCGAGAACGTCCGCGCCGGCTTCAAGCCCGCGGCATCCGGCATCGCCCCCTGA
- a CDS encoding ribose-5-phosphate isomerase, translating to MRIHIATDHAGLEFSTQLQHHLAAQGHDVIDHGPIEYDALDDYPAFCIRAAQAVVADQEAGVEALGVVFGGSGNGEQIAANKVRGIRAALAWSIATAELAREHNDANVIAIGARQHTFDEAVGFIDRFIATPFSGEERHARRIGQLAAYETDGTLEPDPRAAV from the coding sequence ATGCGCATCCATATCGCGACCGATCACGCCGGCCTCGAGTTCTCCACGCAGCTGCAGCACCACCTGGCCGCCCAGGGGCACGATGTGATCGACCACGGACCGATCGAGTACGACGCGCTCGACGACTACCCGGCGTTCTGCATCCGCGCCGCGCAGGCGGTCGTCGCCGACCAGGAGGCAGGCGTCGAGGCGCTGGGCGTCGTGTTCGGCGGCTCGGGCAACGGCGAGCAGATCGCCGCGAACAAGGTGCGTGGCATCCGTGCCGCCCTCGCCTGGTCGATCGCCACCGCCGAGCTCGCCCGCGAGCACAACGACGCCAACGTCATCGCGATCGGTGCCAGGCAGCACACGTTCGATGAGGCGGTCGGCTTCATCGACCGGTTCATCGCGACCCCGTTCTCGGGCGAGGAGCGTCACGCCCGCCGCATCGGCCAGCTCGCGGCGTACGAGACCGACGGCACCCTCGAGCCCGACCCGCGCGCCGCGGTCTGA
- a CDS encoding Fpg/Nei family DNA glycosylase, protein MPEGHSVHRIARQFDRNFVGRSVTASSPQGRFAEGAAVISGRAVTAVRAVGKQMFVEFDDDLWLRVHLGMYGAWDFAGEILVDPTIASANGRMGQTNQRGTDLDAPALDDDPILDDAGENSLTSIGAPRRTRVHVRMSEQTTGLGGDDAQWPPAPVGQVRLRLLTDLTCADLRGPTACELQTPDEVAATIAKLGPDPLVDDVAEGEERFTAVVRRKPTAIGLLLMDQSVVSGIGNVYRAELLFRARQNPHTPGRDVPEDVVRGLWRDWVRMLAIGVETGQMMTMDDLSPADYRKAMASRDDRHWVYHRAGLPCRVCGTAVIVEEAATRKLYWCPSCQA, encoded by the coding sequence GTGCCCGAGGGTCACTCCGTCCACCGGATCGCACGACAGTTCGACCGCAACTTCGTCGGGCGCTCGGTCACCGCATCGAGCCCGCAGGGGCGGTTCGCCGAGGGGGCTGCCGTGATCTCCGGTCGTGCCGTCACCGCGGTGCGGGCGGTGGGCAAGCAGATGTTCGTCGAGTTCGACGACGACCTCTGGCTGCGCGTGCACCTCGGCATGTACGGGGCGTGGGACTTCGCCGGCGAGATCCTCGTCGACCCGACGATCGCCTCCGCGAACGGACGGATGGGGCAGACGAATCAGCGCGGCACCGACCTCGATGCGCCGGCGCTCGACGATGACCCGATCCTCGACGACGCCGGAGAGAACTCGCTCACGTCGATCGGAGCACCTCGGCGCACGCGCGTGCACGTGCGGATGTCGGAGCAGACCACCGGCCTCGGCGGTGACGACGCGCAGTGGCCGCCGGCCCCGGTCGGCCAGGTGCGGCTTCGCCTCCTCACCGATCTGACGTGCGCCGACCTCCGCGGACCCACCGCGTGCGAGCTGCAGACCCCCGACGAGGTCGCGGCAACCATCGCGAAGCTCGGTCCCGATCCCCTCGTCGACGACGTCGCCGAGGGCGAGGAGCGCTTCACCGCAGTGGTGCGCCGCAAGCCGACGGCGATCGGCCTGCTGCTGATGGATCAGAGCGTCGTGAGCGGGATCGGCAATGTGTACCGCGCAGAACTGCTCTTCCGCGCACGCCAGAATCCGCACACGCCGGGTCGCGACGTGCCGGAGGACGTCGTGCGCGGCCTGTGGCGCGACTGGGTGCGGATGCTCGCGATCGGCGTCGAGACCGGTCAGATGATGACCATGGACGACCTCTCGCCGGCCGACTACCGCAAGGCGATGGCCAGTCGAGACGACCGGCACTGGGTCTACCACCGCGCGGGGCTGCCCTGCCGGGTGTGCGGCACCGCGGTGATCGTCGAGGAGGCCGCCACCCGCAAGCTGTACTGGTGCCCGTCCTGCCAGGCGTGA
- a CDS encoding FMN-binding negative transcriptional regulator, producing the protein MRQNPSFAMTDVAEIRRLIEQNPWVTLVSHTPDGLVASHYAVLLDDDRGDLTIVGHVGRPDDLVHGLGATELLVVVQGPHGYVSPGWYGDVAAVPTWNFVSAHLSGVPELLTPEENLRVLERLVARFESSMDAPRLMWEAPNDPDFVHKLERGTIGFRLTPTRVVGKRKLSQNKSDEVVENVIVELERGSGAYADPRLPAEMRRDLATRKAAR; encoded by the coding sequence ATGCGCCAGAACCCGAGCTTCGCGATGACCGACGTCGCCGAGATCCGCCGGCTGATCGAGCAGAATCCGTGGGTCACGCTCGTGAGCCACACGCCCGACGGCCTGGTGGCTTCGCACTACGCCGTGCTGCTCGACGACGACCGCGGCGATCTCACCATCGTCGGCCACGTGGGCCGCCCCGACGACCTCGTGCACGGGCTCGGCGCGACCGAGCTGCTGGTGGTCGTGCAGGGACCGCACGGATACGTCTCGCCCGGCTGGTACGGCGACGTCGCCGCGGTGCCCACCTGGAACTTCGTGTCGGCGCACCTGTCGGGCGTGCCCGAGCTGCTCACCCCCGAGGAGAACCTGCGGGTGCTCGAGCGGCTGGTCGCGCGGTTCGAGAGTTCTATGGACGCACCGCGACTCATGTGGGAAGCCCCGAACGACCCCGACTTCGTCCACAAGCTCGAGCGGGGCACGATCGGCTTCCGGCTCACGCCGACCCGTGTCGTGGGCAAGCGCAAGCTGAGCCAGAACAAGTCCGACGAGGTCGTCGAGAACGTCATCGTCGAGCTCGAGCGCGGATCCGGTGCGTACGCCGACCCCCGTCTGCCGGCCGAGATGCGCCGCGATCTCGCGACGCGAAAGGCCGCGCGATGA
- a CDS encoding amidohydrolase, translating to MSVAAGETVDVVTDVRLAAPERMDPFGDEPVDVHLAEGVIVDIAPPGALPRRGAVLDGAGAWLAPGLWDHHVHVVQWALAAQRTPLGDATSAAQAAAVMGAAAARPDGRRIGTGFRDALWPDRPTVAMLDAATGDVPTYLINADVHSVWLNSAALRRESMTADDSGMLREAPAFEISRRLNAVAPADADAAVAVMTRAAAAKGIVGLVDLDMAWNEEAWARRIGAGFDTLRVEFGIYPDHLDRAIAEGLQTGDVARGAASDLARVGALKVITDGSLGTRTAACSHHYPGDPSNHGLLTVDPAMLVDLMTAATGAGLACAIHAIGDLANTNALDAFAATGAWGSIEHAQLVAHADIPRFGRLGVSASVQPEHAIDDRDLTDTIWAEQTAQPYPLRALADTGANLLFGSDAPVSDLDPWAAIAAAVHRTRGGRPAWQPQQGVDPETALAASTHGGSERPARIEPGRLADLVLCGRDPLTAGDADLRTMPVAATLLGGRLTHVG from the coding sequence ATGAGCGTCGCGGCCGGGGAGACCGTCGACGTCGTGACCGACGTGCGCTTGGCAGCCCCCGAGCGCATGGACCCGTTCGGCGACGAGCCGGTCGACGTGCACCTCGCCGAGGGGGTCATCGTCGACATCGCACCGCCCGGGGCCCTGCCACGCCGGGGCGCGGTGCTCGACGGCGCCGGCGCCTGGCTCGCACCGGGGCTCTGGGACCATCACGTCCACGTGGTGCAGTGGGCCCTCGCCGCTCAGCGCACGCCGCTCGGCGACGCGACCTCGGCGGCCCAGGCGGCCGCGGTGATGGGCGCGGCGGCCGCAAGGCCCGACGGCCGTCGCATCGGCACGGGCTTCCGCGATGCGCTCTGGCCGGATCGACCGACCGTGGCGATGCTGGATGCCGCCACCGGCGACGTGCCGACGTACCTGATCAACGCCGACGTCCACAGTGTCTGGCTGAACTCCGCCGCGCTGCGGCGTGAGTCGATGACCGCCGACGACAGCGGGATGCTGCGGGAGGCTCCGGCGTTCGAGATCTCGCGACGCCTCAACGCGGTCGCGCCCGCAGACGCCGACGCCGCCGTCGCGGTGATGACCCGGGCGGCGGCCGCGAAGGGCATCGTCGGACTGGTCGATCTCGACATGGCGTGGAACGAGGAGGCCTGGGCCCGGCGCATCGGAGCCGGCTTCGACACCCTCCGCGTCGAGTTCGGGATCTACCCCGACCACCTCGATCGGGCGATCGCCGAGGGTCTCCAGACGGGTGATGTCGCGCGGGGCGCGGCATCCGACCTCGCCCGTGTCGGCGCCCTCAAGGTCATCACCGACGGGTCGCTCGGCACCCGCACCGCGGCGTGCTCGCACCACTATCCCGGCGACCCGTCCAACCACGGTCTGCTCACCGTCGACCCGGCGATGCTCGTCGACCTCATGACCGCCGCCACCGGGGCCGGCCTCGCGTGCGCCATCCATGCGATCGGCGACCTCGCCAACACGAATGCTCTCGACGCCTTCGCCGCGACCGGAGCCTGGGGCTCGATCGAGCACGCGCAGCTCGTCGCACACGCCGACATCCCGCGGTTCGGCCGCCTCGGCGTCTCGGCCAGCGTGCAGCCCGAGCACGCCATCGACGACCGCGACCTCACCGACACGATCTGGGCCGAGCAGACGGCGCAGCCGTATCCGCTCCGCGCCCTCGCCGACACCGGCGCGAACCTCCTCTTCGGGTCGGACGCTCCGGTGTCGGACCTCGACCCGTGGGCGGCCATCGCCGCAGCCGTGCACCGCACCCGCGGCGGTCGGCCCGCCTGGCAGCCCCAGCAGGGCGTGGACCCCGAGACGGCGCTGGCCGCCTCCACACACGGCGGTTCGGAGCGGCCCGCCCGCATCGAACCGGGACGACTCGCCGACCTCGTGCTCTGCGGCCGGGACCCGCTGACCGCGGGCGATGCGGACCTGCGGACGATGCCGGTCGCCGCGACGCTCCTCGGCGGACGCCTGACGCACGTCGGCTGA
- a CDS encoding multicopper oxidase family protein, producing MPAAVPAPPAPPAPPAPPAPPPRPTRRPRRRRGALLALLIAAPLVVVVAAVAIWFAFNSGRPTPAAAGSIPATQALRIPELAPSSMVDGVRVFHLEAAEGRSAFLPGLSTPTLGYEGDYLGPTLVAERGEKVRVEVDNALDEETSVHWHGMHLPAAMDGGPHSPIPPGERWAPEWTIDQPAATLWYHPHLHERTREQVDAGLAGMFLVTDPEEASLALPRAYGVDDIPLIVQDRSFASDGAFGGGLSMQFDGVLGDRILVNGTLAPYLDVSTELVRLRLLNGSSARMYDFAFADGREFDLVATDGGLLAAPVASSSIPLSPGERAEIVVALAPGDRVSLVSTAPDPALHAGGAAFDVLELRAGASLAASPPVPAKLADLPAPDAADAVTERAFEMSGHEINGAEMDMSRADAVVTVDTAEVWTVVNDNPLPHSFHVHDTQFRVLSIDGEPPPPRLSGYKDTIALEWDREYRILVRFDDYADPTTPYMYHCHLLWHEDQGMMGQFLVVEPGDEPALKSPEGDDDDRHDH from the coding sequence ATGCCAGCCGCTGTGCCCGCCCCGCCCGCCCCTCCCGCTCCTCCAGCTCCTCCAGCGCCTCCGCCCCGCCCGACGCGCAGACCGCGTCGCCGCCGCGGGGCGCTCCTGGCGCTGCTCATCGCCGCGCCGCTCGTCGTGGTCGTCGCCGCCGTCGCGATCTGGTTCGCGTTCAACAGCGGCCGGCCGACACCGGCGGCAGCGGGGTCGATCCCCGCCACGCAGGCGCTCCGCATCCCCGAGCTCGCGCCGTCGTCGATGGTCGACGGCGTGCGGGTGTTCCACCTCGAGGCGGCCGAGGGCCGCAGCGCGTTCCTGCCGGGCCTGTCGACCCCGACGCTCGGGTATGAAGGCGACTACCTCGGGCCGACCCTCGTCGCCGAGCGCGGCGAGAAGGTGCGCGTCGAGGTCGACAACGCGCTCGACGAGGAGACGAGCGTGCACTGGCACGGGATGCACCTGCCGGCCGCGATGGACGGGGGCCCGCACTCGCCGATCCCTCCCGGTGAGCGCTGGGCGCCGGAGTGGACCATCGACCAGCCCGCGGCGACGCTCTGGTACCACCCGCATCTGCACGAGCGCACGCGCGAGCAGGTCGACGCGGGGCTCGCGGGCATGTTCCTCGTGACAGACCCCGAGGAGGCGTCGCTCGCGCTGCCGCGTGCCTACGGCGTCGACGACATCCCGCTCATCGTCCAGGACCGCTCGTTCGCGTCCGACGGCGCGTTCGGCGGCGGCCTGAGCATGCAGTTCGACGGGGTCCTCGGCGACCGCATCCTCGTGAACGGCACCCTCGCGCCGTATCTCGACGTCTCGACCGAGCTCGTGCGGCTGCGGCTGCTCAACGGCTCGAGCGCGCGGATGTACGACTTCGCGTTCGCCGACGGGCGGGAGTTCGACCTCGTCGCGACCGACGGCGGTCTGCTGGCCGCACCGGTCGCCTCGTCGAGCATCCCCCTCTCGCCCGGAGAGCGGGCCGAGATCGTCGTCGCCCTGGCGCCCGGCGACCGCGTCTCACTCGTGTCCACTGCGCCCGATCCGGCTCTGCACGCCGGCGGAGCGGCATTCGACGTGCTCGAGCTGCGCGCCGGGGCATCCCTCGCCGCGTCGCCGCCGGTTCCCGCGAAGCTCGCGGACCTTCCCGCGCCCGATGCGGCGGACGCCGTCACGGAGCGCGCCTTCGAGATGTCGGGGCACGAGATCAACGGGGCCGAGATGGACATGTCGCGGGCGGATGCCGTCGTCACGGTCGACACCGCGGAGGTCTGGACGGTCGTCAACGACAACCCCCTCCCGCACTCCTTCCACGTGCACGACACGCAGTTCCGGGTGCTGAGCATCGACGGCGAGCCCCCGCCGCCGCGACTGTCGGGCTATAAGGACACGATCGCGCTGGAGTGGGACCGCGAGTACCGCATCCTCGTGCGCTTCGACGACTACGCCGATCCGACCACTCCGTACATGTATCACTGCCACCTGCTGTGGCACGAGGACCAGGGCATGATGGGACAGTTCCTGGTCGTCGAGCCGGGCGATGAGCCCGCATTGAAGAGTCCCGAAGGAGACGACGATGACCGCCACGACCACTGA
- a CDS encoding sensor histidine kinase, with protein MTATTTDLPSAAAPPAAGRGFWASYGLAWARTPGSALYLLVAFVLAMVSVSLLWSLFWTGVGLLVLVIGLPLVVLTLFIARGFGLADRQLLRLTGLPPIGEPEWNRDKTAGGFWMTLTRSLRNPHYWVYLVHGAVVAPIVSTITFVVTTVWLSVSLGGLTYWFWSIFLPRGDRGEGEWGHYVSDAVPRLFGGWQSEQVEIVLYLVAGVLFTVTLPWVLGGLARAHHAIAEGMLGRWNSDDLAAEVRAEATARDAAVHAEDAALRRLERDIHDGPQQRLVRLQMDLAALERRAESGDADAAASLARDARAHAKAALDELRALSSGVAPPLLQDRGLAAALAAVSASTPLDVRTEIDPALDALVEPEIARTVYFTVAELLTNAVKHSGATGATVKAALRPQPADTLPMLDVWVVDNGRGGAAFVTGHGLEGLRQRMAGLRATLSLDSPVGGPTAVGAHIPIRPRVS; from the coding sequence ATGACCGCCACGACCACTGACCTCCCGTCCGCAGCCGCCCCGCCCGCCGCGGGGCGCGGGTTCTGGGCCTCGTACGGACTCGCCTGGGCGCGCACCCCCGGCAGCGCGCTCTACCTCCTCGTCGCCTTCGTGCTCGCGATGGTGTCGGTCAGCCTGCTGTGGTCGCTGTTCTGGACAGGCGTGGGGCTGCTCGTCCTCGTCATCGGCCTGCCGCTCGTCGTGCTGACGCTGTTCATCGCGCGGGGCTTCGGTCTCGCCGACCGTCAACTTCTTCGGCTCACCGGGCTGCCGCCCATCGGCGAGCCCGAGTGGAACCGCGACAAGACCGCCGGCGGATTCTGGATGACGCTCACCCGGTCGCTGCGCAACCCCCACTACTGGGTGTACCTCGTCCACGGAGCCGTGGTGGCGCCGATCGTGAGCACCATCACGTTCGTCGTCACCACCGTCTGGCTGAGCGTCTCGCTCGGAGGCCTCACCTACTGGTTCTGGAGCATCTTCCTGCCCCGCGGCGATCGCGGCGAGGGGGAGTGGGGGCACTACGTCTCCGATGCCGTGCCGCGCCTGTTCGGCGGCTGGCAGAGCGAGCAGGTCGAGATCGTGCTCTACCTCGTCGCCGGTGTGCTCTTCACCGTCACCCTGCCCTGGGTGCTCGGCGGGCTCGCCCGCGCCCACCACGCCATCGCCGAAGGCATGCTGGGCCGGTGGAACTCCGACGACCTCGCCGCCGAGGTGCGGGCAGAGGCGACGGCGCGCGACGCCGCCGTGCACGCCGAGGATGCCGCGCTCCGTCGCCTGGAGCGCGACATCCACGACGGACCTCAGCAGCGACTCGTGCGGCTGCAGATGGATCTCGCCGCCCTCGAGCGTCGTGCCGAGTCGGGTGACGCCGACGCCGCCGCCTCGCTCGCCCGCGACGCCCGCGCCCACGCCAAGGCGGCACTCGACGAGCTGCGCGCGCTCTCGAGCGGAGTGGCTCCGCCGCTCCTGCAGGATCGCGGGCTCGCAGCCGCCCTCGCGGCGGTGTCGGCATCGACGCCGCTCGACGTGCGCACAGAGATCGACCCCGCGCTCGACGCGCTCGTCGAGCCCGAGATCGCGCGGACGGTGTACTTCACCGTCGCCGAACTCCTCACCAATGCGGTCAAGCACTCGGGCGCGACCGGAGCGACGGTCAAGGCCGCGCTCCGCCCGCAGCCTGCCGATACTCTGCCGATGCTGGATGTCTGGGTCGTCGACAACGGCCGCGGTGGCGCCGCCTTCGTGACGGGGCACGGCCTCGAGGGGCTCCGACAGCGGATGGCGGGTCTCCGCGCGACGCTGAGCCTCGACAGCCCCGTGGGTGGCCCGACCGCGGTCGGCGCCCACATCCCGATCCGCCCGCGCGTGTCATGA
- a CDS encoding response regulator, with amino-acid sequence MDHEPGSAPLRVVLVEDSVLLREGLVRLFDEAGYVTAGAWGDAEDIVRRVADAAADVAILDVRLPPSFRDEGIRAALALREALPGLGILVLSQYVEGVYARELLAGGDGGVGYLLKDRVTSLEEFTDAVRRVQARGTVLDPLVVQGLLAARPDPLSTLTPRERDVLTLMAEGRSNGSIAQRLFIGVGAVEKNISSIFAKFGLEESGTEHRRVLAVLRFLQRD; translated from the coding sequence ATGGATCACGAGCCCGGCTCCGCACCGCTGCGCGTCGTCCTGGTCGAGGACTCCGTGCTGCTGCGCGAAGGCCTGGTGCGGCTGTTCGACGAGGCGGGCTACGTCACCGCCGGCGCCTGGGGTGACGCCGAAGACATCGTGCGGCGTGTCGCCGACGCGGCGGCGGATGTCGCGATCCTCGACGTGCGCCTTCCGCCGAGCTTCCGCGACGAGGGCATCCGGGCCGCCCTGGCACTGCGTGAAGCACTGCCGGGTCTCGGCATCCTGGTACTCAGCCAATACGTGGAGGGCGTGTACGCCCGGGAGCTCCTGGCGGGCGGCGACGGCGGGGTGGGCTACCTGCTGAAGGATCGCGTGACCTCGCTCGAGGAGTTCACCGACGCGGTGCGGCGCGTGCAGGCACGCGGGACGGTGCTCGACCCGCTCGTCGTGCAGGGGCTCCTCGCGGCGCGTCCCGACCCGCTGTCGACCCTCACGCCGCGCGAGCGCGACGTGCTGACGCTGATGGCGGAGGGGCGCAGCAACGGGAGCATCGCACAGCGGCTCTTCATCGGCGTCGGAGCCGTCGAGAAGAACATCAGCTCGATCTTCGCGAAGTTCGGACTCGAGGAGTCCGGCACCGAGCACCGGCGGGTGCTGGCCGTGCTGCGGTTCCTGCAGCGCGACTGA
- a CDS encoding Dps family protein: MTKTKTTPQAATDPTLAAGSAQFLTPVVLGLQALAVNGKQAHWNVRGANFIAIHELLDGIVARAQAGADQAAERIVALGLPIDARLATVTAKVAATEVPAGFTQWDDIVRAIIADMDAVIADVSTAIDGLDEIDLTSQDIVIGIRESLEKDRWFLFAHIAA; encoded by the coding sequence ATGACGAAGACGAAGACCACCCCCCAGGCCGCGACCGACCCCACCCTCGCTGCCGGCAGCGCCCAGTTCCTGACCCCGGTCGTGCTCGGCCTCCAGGCCCTCGCCGTGAACGGCAAGCAGGCGCACTGGAACGTCCGCGGCGCGAACTTCATCGCGATCCACGAACTGCTCGACGGCATCGTCGCGCGCGCCCAGGCCGGCGCCGACCAGGCTGCGGAGCGCATCGTCGCCCTCGGTCTGCCGATCGACGCCCGACTGGCGACCGTGACCGCCAAGGTCGCAGCGACCGAGGTGCCCGCCGGATTCACGCAGTGGGACGACATCGTCCGCGCGATCATCGCCGACATGGACGCCGTGATCGCCGACGTCTCGACCGCGATCGACGGTCTCGACGAGATCGACCTCACCAGCCAGGACATCGTGATCGGCATCCGCGAGTCGCTCGAGAAGGACCGCTGGTTCCTCTTCGCGCACATCGCGGCCTGA
- a CDS encoding gamma carbonic anhydrase family protein encodes MTIADDASVLALGGKIPDLDPSAFVAAGARVVGDVSLGEESSVWYNAVLRGDSASITLGAGSNLQDNVSVHVDAGHPVVIGEDVSVGHNAVIHGCTIGDGCLIGMGSTVLSGAEIGAGSLVAAGAVVLEGTVIPPGSLVAGVPGRVRRELSETEREGILQNARIYRAHLTAHTDAEPTGR; translated from the coding sequence ATGACCATCGCCGACGACGCCTCCGTACTCGCCCTGGGCGGGAAGATCCCCGACCTCGATCCGAGTGCCTTCGTGGCGGCCGGGGCCCGAGTGGTGGGGGATGTCTCGCTCGGTGAGGAGTCGAGCGTCTGGTACAACGCGGTGCTGCGCGGAGACAGCGCGTCGATCACGCTCGGCGCGGGGAGCAACCTCCAGGACAACGTGTCGGTGCACGTGGATGCCGGGCATCCGGTCGTCATCGGCGAAGACGTGTCGGTCGGGCACAACGCCGTCATCCACGGCTGCACGATCGGGGACGGGTGCCTGATCGGGATGGGCAGCACGGTGCTCTCCGGCGCTGAGATCGGTGCGGGCAGCCTCGTCGCGGCCGGCGCCGTGGTGCTCGAGGGCACCGTGATCCCGCCGGGGTCGCTCGTGGCCGGCGTGCCGGGCCGGGTGCGGCGCGAACTCTCGGAGACCGAGCGCGAGGGCATCCTTCAGAATGCGCGCATCTACCGCGCGCACCTGACCGCGCACACCGACGCCGAGCCGACCGGTCGCTGA
- a CDS encoding alpha/beta fold hydrolase — protein sequence MVNAAGEGRRLPRRPASNLAERWTRVDGVDVFFRESPAPVEGARVIAHIHGFGLSGRYLLPTAERLADEFQTYVPDLPGFGRSGRRPDMLDIPDLAHAAIRFLDDRGVGRATLVGNSMGCPVIIECAHRYPERVDRAVLVSPAGGAFNRPLRRAVAQLSRDAPREPARMARVAVPDYARFGVPSTMRLFRALTRYPSLQRLLELRIPTLVVLGSRDPLLPNSHRIGEIASRTDSHVLVVLLEGAAHAINFSHPDQLAHVIRLFMDDRPIENDPEWPGHVRLYEVHRGANHPRAESP from the coding sequence ATGGTGAACGCGGCCGGTGAGGGCAGGCGCCTCCCTCGACGCCCCGCGTCGAACCTCGCAGAGCGCTGGACGCGGGTCGACGGCGTGGACGTCTTCTTCCGCGAGTCCCCCGCCCCCGTGGAAGGGGCGCGGGTCATCGCGCACATCCACGGGTTCGGCCTGTCGGGGCGCTACCTGCTGCCGACCGCGGAGCGGCTGGCTGACGAGTTCCAGACCTACGTTCCGGATCTCCCCGGCTTCGGTCGCAGCGGGCGCCGCCCCGACATGCTCGACATCCCCGACCTCGCCCATGCGGCCATCCGCTTCCTCGACGATCGCGGCGTGGGCCGGGCGACGCTCGTCGGCAATTCGATGGGATGCCCCGTCATCATCGAGTGCGCCCACCGGTACCCGGAGCGCGTCGACCGCGCCGTGCTCGTCTCCCCCGCCGGCGGCGCGTTCAATCGGCCGCTGCGTCGGGCCGTCGCGCAGCTCAGCCGTGATGCACCGCGGGAGCCGGCGCGGATGGCGCGGGTCGCGGTGCCCGACTACGCCCGGTTCGGGGTGCCGAGCACGATGCGACTGTTCCGGGCGCTCACCCGCTATCCGTCGCTGCAGCGCCTGCTCGAGCTGCGCATCCCGACACTCGTCGTGCTCGGCAGCCGCGATCCGCTGCTGCCGAACTCGCACCGCATCGGCGAGATCGCCTCGCGCACCGACAGCCACGTGCTCGTGGTTCTCCTCGAAGGCGCCGCGCACGCGATCAACTTCAGCCATCCCGACCAGCTGGCGCACGTGATCCGGCTGTTCATGGACGACAGGCCGATCGAGAACGATCCCGAGTGGCCGGGGCACGTGCGCTTGTACGAGGTGCACCGCGGGGCGAACCATCCCCGCGCGGAGAGCCCCTGA